The DNA segment TGAATAATGGCTTCAGGCACGTCAGTATTGGCTGTTCCCGGTTCTTTGTCTCTGGCCCACTGAAACCGCAATTCGTTAATGAACGTGTTGCTCAGCACCGACGTCAGTTGAAGCGTGAGCGTATTGGTCTTGACCAAGCTGTCGCCCGAATGTTCTTCGGCGCTGGTTGGTCCGGAATTTTCCAGGTTCTTTCCGGTGAAATCCTGATGGTTATACCGCCCACTGAGCCGGTGGTTGCGGCTGATTTGCCAATCGCCTTTGCCCAGGAATACATCCTGATTGAATCCGCGGATGTACGGATTGCCATACCGTTGAAAGAGGCGCTGCTGCACTTGCAATCCAACCGTATCGTTAGGCGCGGCGCTGACTGGAAAGATGATCGGCTGACCTTCGTTGCGGCGTTGGCCGTCGTAGTTGAAGAAGAAGAACGCCTTGTCTTTAACAATCGGCCCGCCGATGTTGCCGCCAAACTGATGGATATGGAAGGCGGCTCGTGGACGCGCGTTGGCGTTGTTGAAAAATGTGTTGGCGTTCATTGACTTGTCGCGATAGAAATCGAATGCTGTGCCGTGAAACTGATTCGTGCCCGATTTCGTGATGACGTTGATCACAGCGCCGCCTGCTCGACCGAATTCCGCCGAATAACTGTTTGAGTTCACCTGAAATTCCTGCACCGCATCCTGGCTGAATTGATAGGGGGCGCGACCCGAACCCGTTCGACCCAGTGCTTGCCCAAAAAATGTGTTGTTATTGTCGGCGCCATCAATGAGCAAGCTATTGAGCGTGCCACGCTGTCCGCCAAAGGCAATATCGCCTGTGCGCACATCGCGGGAAACGCCCGGGGTCAGCAGCACGAAATCAATAAAGTTACGTCCGTTCACTGGCAGGTTCGCCACGGCTACATCGTTAACGGTGCTATTGACGCTGGTGCGCGTGACCTCGATGATAGGCGCTTCACCCGTGACTTCCATGACCTCTTGCCGGCCAGCCGCCATCAGCACCACGTCGAGCGTCAGCACTTGCCCGACTGTTAATCTCAACTCGCTCCGTTTCAACGTGGCAAAGCCGTCCCGCTCAATGCTCACTTCATATTCGCCGACAGGCAACGAGGTGACAGCGAAAAACCCATCTTGATTGGTGACGGTGGAGCGCTCCAGTCCTGTCCTGACGTTCTTGACGGTGATACGGGCGTCAGGCACCACGGCTCCTGTTTGATCCAGCACTGTCCCATTGATCGAAGCGGTGGCGACTTGAGCTGCGACCTGCATGGCCATCCCTCCGCTCATCAGCAACGCCACAGCTAACGAAATCCTACAGACTATGGAAATGCTTCTTTGCATGCCTCCCTCCACTAAACTGAAATGACTTCTGATTTTGGTGCCGCTAATGTAGTCTGCTTCGATGCCCAAGTCAATCCGCAAAGGCGTCAGATGCTCTCGTCCGGCGTTACTGTGATTTTGCTCTCGCACACCGTTTCACTCGCATCTGATGCGGCACGCGCAGGCGGAGCGACACGTTGCCGGTTATTGGCTGATTCGCTATACTTGAAGCCGGCATGTTACGTTGATAGGAGTGAGGCGTATGAGGAACATGGTCAGAAGAATTGGCGTCGGGTCTCTTCTTGCTCTACTTGTTGCGTCTTTGCTGGCGCCGCCGGTTGGGTTGGCTCAGAAAAAGAAAGATGAGAAAGAGCGAGCCAAGAAACAACGGCGCGAGCTTGACGAAATCTATCGGCGCTGGCTCGATGAAGATGTGCGCTGGATCATCACTGAGGAAGAACGAGCTGCGTTTAAGAAACTGGCCACCGACGAAGAACGCGAGCAGTTTATCGAGCAGTTCTGGCTCCGGCGCGACCCTAATCCTGACACCATCGAGAACGAGTACCGTGAGGAATACTATCAACGCATTGCTTATGCCAATCAACATTTCTCCTCTGGCATTCCCGGATGGAAAACTGACCGGGGCCGCATCTACATCATGTTTGGCAAGCCCGACAGTATTGAGAGCTATCCTTCCGGTGGCAGTTATCAGCGCCCGTTTTGGGAAGGGGGCGGCTCAACCAGCACCTATCCGTTTGAAATCTGGTTTTACCGTTACATTGAAGGGGTCGGCAGCGGTATCGAAATCGAATTCGTTGATCCGACGCAATCGGGTGAATACCGCATTGCCCGCAGCCCTGATGAAAAAGACGCGCTGCTGTTTGTGCCGAACGCTGGATTGACGCTGGCTGAGGAAATGGGCTTGGCTTCAAAAGCTGACCGTCCGTTCTTCTCGCCGGGCAATCGAGAACGATACCCGCTGATGAGTCAACGGGCGCAGGACGCCCCGTTTGAGCGATTGCAATTGTTGGCCAACTTGCAACGACCGCCCAAAGTCAAATTCAACGATCTGGCCACCATCGCCGATGCCGAGATGACGGTTGAGTTTGACGTGCTGCCGTTCCACTTGCGCACCGATTATCTGCAAATCACCGAAAACTCCATCCTGACGGTCTTCACCATCCTGCTGGAGAATCAGGACCTGGCGTTCAAAAACGTCGGCGGCATTCACGAGGCCAAGGTCAACATCCATGCGCGGATTCGGCCGGTCACCGGGCGCCGACCGTTTATCTTTGAGGATGTTGTCACCCAGCAGTATGCCAGTGATGTCTTCGAGATCGGCGTCCAACAAAAATCCATCTACCAACATAAAATCACGTTGCCGCCGGGCAATTACGTGGCCGATATTGTGTTGCGCGACGTCACCAGTGGTCGAACCGGTGTGTTGCACCACGGCATCCAGGTCCCGCGTTTCAAGGAAGGTGAATTGTCATCCAGCTCATTAATCTTGGCAGACCGTATCGAACCGCTGCACGGGCGGCTGGCTGCCGGGCCTTTCGTGATGGGCAACTTACGGGTTCGCCCCAATGTCAACTCTATCTTCAAGCCCGGCGATCCACTGGGCGTTTACATGCAAGTGTATAATCCAGGTATTGACCAAACTACGCTGCGTCCGGCTGTGGACGTGGAATATGTGGTCTTGCGCGACGGCAAAGAAGTCTTGCGCTTGACTGAGGACGGACAAAATGGCCTCTCGCGCTTCACCACGCAGCAATTGACGTTGGCCCGACTGTTGCCGGTCGAATCGCTCCAGCCTGGCACATACCAACTAGAAGTGCGCATCACCGATCACGTCAAGCAGACGCGGCTCACCCCCAAGACGACATTTATCATTCTGGATGCTCAAAAATCCTAAACGCTTCCTCCGTTGCTCAGATGCCACAAGCGCATCTGAGCGCGGGCCGGTAGCGTGATACCGATTACTAGTTGATAAAACTCAGCGTGACAAACCGGCCACGCGTTCCTGAACATGGCGTTCTCATAGGCAATTGTTTTTATTGGGCAGTGAGCGCCGGAATCTTTTCACATCCTTGACTCAAACCGCTGTTAGGTTCTGAAGCTGATTGCCACTCCAAGAACGCCGCAATTTTTTTCACATCGTTGACTCAAACCGGCGGGTAAACACCGGCTCTTTCGATCCGAGACGCCTCGCCACGATCAAACAATTCAGGCACGCGTTTGGTTGACGCCCTGCGGGCGACGAAGTAGAATCCCGACTCTGCTAAGAAGTTAAGCTCAATAACATACCGAAGCGAGGCAAGCTTCTTTCCGCAAGACTTCGGTTATGACGGTGATGTGGGATGAGGTACGGTGGTTTTCTCCCACTCTGGATCATTCGGAATGCCGGTGGTCGTCTTTTTCCAAATACGCAATGAGAGATTTGTCGAACGCATAGCTGCGTTCATGAGGAGGAATATATGAAAAAGCTCGGTATCATATTGGTTGCACTCGTATGTTTTGCGCTCATTAGAACAACGGCTCAAGTCGCCATGGAAGACGACGTTGTTATTAACGAGTTTGTCGTCAATCCAACGACAGGAAAAGAATATGTCGAATTGCTTGTGACCAGGCCAGGCGGTGTCAACATGCAAGGCTGGACGCTCTCGGACGTTGGCACGCGGACCGGCTCGACCACCACCACCGAAGGTGATGTGACGCTGCCGGCAACAGCTTCATATCTGAGTTGTGTGCCAACCGGCACGTATGTGGTTATTGTATTCACCACCCCGGCGGGAAACGTGAACACGCTCACCGAAGATACATCTTTGGAAGACGGCAATAACAAGCTCGTGTTGATCGTTGGAGGGACTGCCGGCCTGACCACCACCGGCACGATTGACACGGCAACGGCTGACAATCTTCAACTCTATGCGGGCACGCGCGCTGCGGGCACATTGATTGATCAAATTCTCGTTGGCAGCAATACCTCTTTGATTAGTGGCGCCACGTGGGGCGATAATAACCCGAGTACAACAACGGACAACATCAACGGCAGTTCGGCCATGCCCGGCAACTCCCTCGCTCGGTTTGTACCTACGGCCAACACGCTCGCTGGATTTCAGGATAACGACACAGGCGCTCGATTCGTCGTTGATACAAATTCCTATGGCACGCCCGGCGCAATCAACACTGGCGTGACGAGCGATTCGGCTCTCACCAATCCATCGTTCTCCACGGGCACGGTGCCAGCCGGTTGCTACAACGGGCTGAGTATTGCCGGCGCGGTGAGCCTGGTTGGAGACACGACCGTCTATGGCGCCTTGACGCTAAATGCTGACTTGACGACAGGCTCATTCAACTTGATCCAACCCGGCAGCGGCACATCAACGGGCACAGGCGATGTGATCGGCAACGTCAGACGGAGCGGATTCACCGCCGGCGGACCGGCACTGAGCTTCGGCAATCCGTTCAACTCAATTGCCTTTGCCAGTGGCGGGACGCTGCCGACCTCTATCACGGTCAATTTGGTGAAGTCCGCGCCGATGGGATTCTCAACAGCAGTGACGCGAACCTATACGATTACGCCAACGGGCGGCAGTGGCTTCTCGGCCACGGTGCGGCTGCACTATCTGGACGGGGAACTCAACGGCAACTCAGAAGCCACACTGAAGCTGTTCAGGTTCGATAGTCCCAACTGGACTGAGATTACGCCGACGGCTGCTGACACAACAGATAATTGGGTAGAAGCGAGCG comes from the Blastocatellia bacterium genome and includes:
- a CDS encoding GWxTD domain-containing protein; translated protein: MRNMVRRIGVGSLLALLVASLLAPPVGLAQKKKDEKERAKKQRRELDEIYRRWLDEDVRWIITEEERAAFKKLATDEEREQFIEQFWLRRDPNPDTIENEYREEYYQRIAYANQHFSSGIPGWKTDRGRIYIMFGKPDSIESYPSGGSYQRPFWEGGGSTSTYPFEIWFYRYIEGVGSGIEIEFVDPTQSGEYRIARSPDEKDALLFVPNAGLTLAEEMGLASKADRPFFSPGNRERYPLMSQRAQDAPFERLQLLANLQRPPKVKFNDLATIADAEMTVEFDVLPFHLRTDYLQITENSILTVFTILLENQDLAFKNVGGIHEAKVNIHARIRPVTGRRPFIFEDVVTQQYASDVFEIGVQQKSIYQHKITLPPGNYVADIVLRDVTSGRTGVLHHGIQVPRFKEGELSSSSLILADRIEPLHGRLAAGPFVMGNLRVRPNVNSIFKPGDPLGVYMQVYNPGIDQTTLRPAVDVEYVVLRDGKEVLRLTEDGQNGLSRFTTQQLTLARLLPVESLQPGTYQLEVRITDHVKQTRLTPKTTFIILDAQKS
- a CDS encoding Ig-like domain-containing protein, which codes for MKKLGIILVALVCFALIRTTAQVAMEDDVVINEFVVNPTTGKEYVELLVTRPGGVNMQGWTLSDVGTRTGSTTTTEGDVTLPATASYLSCVPTGTYVVIVFTTPAGNVNTLTEDTSLEDGNNKLVLIVGGTAGLTTTGTIDTATADNLQLYAGTRAAGTLIDQILVGSNTSLISGATWGDNNPSTTTDNINGSSAMPGNSLARFVPTANTLAGFQDNDTGARFVVDTNSYGTPGAINTGVTSDSALTNPSFSTGTVPAGCYNGLSIAGAVSLVGDTTVYGALTLNADLTTGSFNLIQPGSGTSTGTGDVIGNVRRSGFTAGGPALSFGNPFNSIAFASGGTLPTSITVNLVKSAPMGFSTAVTRTYTITPTGGSGFSATVRLHYLDGELNGNSEATLKLFRFDSPNWTEITPTAADTTDNWVEASGITTFSPWTLASQGPPMPVCTLTPTTATNQAGSMHTVTATVTNGGSPLPGVTVNFSVTAGPNAGTTGSATTDTNGQATFTYTSNGSVGTDTITASGTVMSVPFTCTATKTWVAPACSLSPPSATNPVGTTHTVTVTVTNGGSPASGIAVNFNVTSGPNAGQSGMGTTDSNGQATFTYTGSGGAGTDTITASGSISGVPFSCTATKDWLAVGCSLSPASATNQVGTSHAVTVTVTQNGAPQPGVAVSFTVSGANTASGTGTTDTNGQATFSYTGSNTGLDTITASGSVMSIPFSCTASK